One genomic window of Anoplolepis gracilipes chromosome 5, ASM4749672v1, whole genome shotgun sequence includes the following:
- the Nt5b gene encoding cytosolic purine 5'-nucleotidase isoform X7: MWLKNTNDDALPTANFVNPRHCVQNEIFVNRSLHLENIKFYGFDMDYTLAEYKSPQYEQLGFNLLKDRLVSLGYPQEIKAFEYDPSFPVRGLWFDTLYGNLLKVDAYGNILVCVHGFEFLKHSHIYELYPNKFLQLDESRVYVLNTLFNLPETYLLACLIDFFTNSPQFSREKTGVKEGELTMSFKSIFQDVRNAVDWIHLHGNLKTKTIENLDEYVKKDKRLPMFLTRIRESGAKVFLLTNSDYVFTDKIMTYLFDFPHGARPDEPHRNWKTYFDTIVVDARKPLFFGEGTILRQVDTSTGALKLGTHKGPLHTGEVYSGGSCDVFTEFIGAKGKDVLYVGDHIFGDILKSKKIRGWRTFLIVPELVQELHVWTDKCQLFAELQSLDVMLGEMYKNLDSSTKEKPDISKLRASIRDVTHKMDLAYGMMGSLFRSGSRQTFFSSQVVRYADLYAATFLNLIYYPFSYMFRAPAMLMPHESTVAHEQRFVMETPMISRSRTFKLADEEEEHNRPSSKNLYVDHFNSQIPHARPETPRNVTHTHDEDCSDEDSDSQKQANQVKMCTRSTNCN, encoded by the exons ATGTGGCTGAAAAATACAAACGACGATGCCTTGCCAACTGCGAATTTTGTGAATCCGCGACATTGCGTGCAGAATGA aATCTTTGTCAATCGAAGTCTTCACTTGGAGAACATCAAGTTTTATGGATTTGACATGGATTACACATTGGCAG agTACAAGTCACCGCAGTACGAGCAATTGGGTTTTAATCTGCTCAAGGATCGTCTGGTGTCTTTAGGATATCCACAGGAAATCAAGGCCTTTGAATATGATCCTAGTTTTCCTGTTCGTGGATTATGGTTCGATACTTTGTACGGAAATCTGTTAAAAGTGGATGCTTATGGAAACATCCTAGTTTGTGTTCATGGTTTCGAGTTTTTAAAACa cTCTCATATCTATGAACTTTATCCAAACAAATTCCTACAATTAGATGAGTCTAGAGTTTATGTGCTCAATACCTTGTTCAATCTACCGGAAACCTATTTGCTAGCCTGTCTTATAGACTTTTTCACAAACTCGCCGCAATTTAGCCGAGAAAAAACTGGAGTGAAAGAAGGTGAGCTCACTATGAgctttaaaagtatatttcagGATGTCAGAAACGCGGTAGATTGGATACATCTCCACGGTAATCTGAAAACAAAGACAATCGAAAATTTGGACGAATATGTAAAGAAGGATAAGAGATTGCCCATGTTTCTTACGAGAATCCGAGAGAGCGGAgcgaaagtatttttattaactaacAGTGATTATGTTTTCACGGACAAAATTATGACTTATTTGTTCGATTTTCCACACGGTGCAAGG CCTGATGAACCACATAGAAAttggaaaacatattttgataCAATTGTGGTAGATGCCAGAAAGCCATTGTTTTTTGGAGAAGGGACAATTTTGCGACAAGTGGACACGAGCACAGGCGCTTTAAAGCTCGGTACACATAAAGGACCACTTCATACAG gGGAAGTGTATTCAGGAGGCTCGTGCGACGTGTTTACCGAATTTATTGGTGCAAAAGGAAAGGATGTATTATACGTCGGTGATCATATATTtggtgatattttaaaaagtaaaaaaataagaggcTGGAGAACATTTTTAATAGTCCCTGAATTGGTTCAAGAGTTGCACGTTTGGACCGATAAATGTCAATTGTTCGCTGAATTACAAAGTCTAGACGTTATGCTCGGAGAAATGTACAA aaatttagatAGTAGTACAAAAGAAAAGCCAGATATCTCTAAGCTACGCGCGTCTATAAGAGACGTCACGCACAAGATGGACTTGGCTTATGGCATGATGGGTTCCTTGTTTCGCAGCGGAAGTAGACAAACATTTTTCAGCAGTCAAGTCGTAAGGTATGCCGATCTGTACGCGGCGACTTTCTTGAATCTGATTTACTATCCCTTTTCGTATATGTTCAGAGCACCTGCTATGCTG ATGCCACATGAAAGTACAGTAGCACACGAACAGAGATTTGTCATGGAAACGCCAATGATAAGCCGTTCTAGAACATTTAAATTGGCAGATGAGGAAGAAGAACATAATCGACCTTCTTCT AAGAATTTGTatgtggaccattttaatagTCAAATTCCACATGCAAGACCGGAAACACCGCGTAATGTCACACATACGCACGATGAGGATTGCAGTGATGAAGATAGCGATTCACAGAAACAAGCTAATCAAGTGAAAATGTGTACAAGAAGCACAAATTGCAAttga
- the Nt5b gene encoding cytosolic purine 5'-nucleotidase isoform X4: MSRQNVSMVITPANIGPRVRFPDDSNVFPEESIHRTMLGLNVGLTTNDRNEQDLDSYNEGIHGARTDKRELGHRIFVNRSLHLENIKFYGFDMDYTLAEYKSPQYEQLGFNLLKDRLVSLGYPQEIKAFEYDPSFPVRGLWFDTLYGNLLKVDAYGNILVCVHGFEFLKHSHIYELYPNKFLQLDESRVYVLNTLFNLPETYLLACLIDFFTNSPQFSREKTGVKEGELTMSFKSIFQDVRNAVDWIHLHGNLKTKTIENLDEYVKKDKRLPMFLTRIRESGAKVFLLTNSDYVFTDKIMTYLFDFPHGARPDEPHRNWKTYFDTIVVDARKPLFFGEGTILRQVDTSTGALKLGTHKGPLHTGEVYSGGSCDVFTEFIGAKGKDVLYVGDHIFGDILKSKKIRGWRTFLIVPELVQELHVWTDKCQLFAELQSLDVMLGEMYKNLDSSTKEKPDISKLRASIRDVTHKMDLAYGMMGSLFRSGSRQTFFSSQVVRYADLYAATFLNLIYYPFSYMFRAPAMLMPHESTVAHEQRFVMETPMISRSRTFKLADEEEEHNRPSSKNLYVDHFNSQIPHARPETPRNVTHTHDEDCSDEDSDSQKQANQVKMCTRSTNCN; the protein is encoded by the exons ATGAGTCGTCAAAATGTCAGCATGGTCATCACGCCAGCGAATATAG GGCCGAGAGTGCGATTCCCAGATGACTCGAACGTATTTCCCGAGGAATCGATTCATCGTACCATGCTCGGCCTTAACGTAGGACTGACGACGAACGATCGTAACGAACAAGATCTGGATAGCTACAACGAGGGTATTCACGGCGCCCGCACTGATAAACGCGAATTGGGCCACAG aATCTTTGTCAATCGAAGTCTTCACTTGGAGAACATCAAGTTTTATGGATTTGACATGGATTACACATTGGCAG agTACAAGTCACCGCAGTACGAGCAATTGGGTTTTAATCTGCTCAAGGATCGTCTGGTGTCTTTAGGATATCCACAGGAAATCAAGGCCTTTGAATATGATCCTAGTTTTCCTGTTCGTGGATTATGGTTCGATACTTTGTACGGAAATCTGTTAAAAGTGGATGCTTATGGAAACATCCTAGTTTGTGTTCATGGTTTCGAGTTTTTAAAACa cTCTCATATCTATGAACTTTATCCAAACAAATTCCTACAATTAGATGAGTCTAGAGTTTATGTGCTCAATACCTTGTTCAATCTACCGGAAACCTATTTGCTAGCCTGTCTTATAGACTTTTTCACAAACTCGCCGCAATTTAGCCGAGAAAAAACTGGAGTGAAAGAAGGTGAGCTCACTATGAgctttaaaagtatatttcagGATGTCAGAAACGCGGTAGATTGGATACATCTCCACGGTAATCTGAAAACAAAGACAATCGAAAATTTGGACGAATATGTAAAGAAGGATAAGAGATTGCCCATGTTTCTTACGAGAATCCGAGAGAGCGGAgcgaaagtatttttattaactaacAGTGATTATGTTTTCACGGACAAAATTATGACTTATTTGTTCGATTTTCCACACGGTGCAAGG CCTGATGAACCACATAGAAAttggaaaacatattttgataCAATTGTGGTAGATGCCAGAAAGCCATTGTTTTTTGGAGAAGGGACAATTTTGCGACAAGTGGACACGAGCACAGGCGCTTTAAAGCTCGGTACACATAAAGGACCACTTCATACAG gGGAAGTGTATTCAGGAGGCTCGTGCGACGTGTTTACCGAATTTATTGGTGCAAAAGGAAAGGATGTATTATACGTCGGTGATCATATATTtggtgatattttaaaaagtaaaaaaataagaggcTGGAGAACATTTTTAATAGTCCCTGAATTGGTTCAAGAGTTGCACGTTTGGACCGATAAATGTCAATTGTTCGCTGAATTACAAAGTCTAGACGTTATGCTCGGAGAAATGTACAA aaatttagatAGTAGTACAAAAGAAAAGCCAGATATCTCTAAGCTACGCGCGTCTATAAGAGACGTCACGCACAAGATGGACTTGGCTTATGGCATGATGGGTTCCTTGTTTCGCAGCGGAAGTAGACAAACATTTTTCAGCAGTCAAGTCGTAAGGTATGCCGATCTGTACGCGGCGACTTTCTTGAATCTGATTTACTATCCCTTTTCGTATATGTTCAGAGCACCTGCTATGCTG ATGCCACATGAAAGTACAGTAGCACACGAACAGAGATTTGTCATGGAAACGCCAATGATAAGCCGTTCTAGAACATTTAAATTGGCAGATGAGGAAGAAGAACATAATCGACCTTCTTCT AAGAATTTGTatgtggaccattttaatagTCAAATTCCACATGCAAGACCGGAAACACCGCGTAATGTCACACATACGCACGATGAGGATTGCAGTGATGAAGATAGCGATTCACAGAAACAAGCTAATCAAGTGAAAATGTGTACAAGAAGCACAAATTGCAAttga
- the Nt5b gene encoding cytosolic purine 5'-nucleotidase isoform X1: MTTRMRNAYAWWKFARIVKHRLLPPSPLTPTIPWISSSSSSSFGRQRTDGSTALRTNSSVTATADDAAVVALTGQGASRVIRASTIRQLIMELENCNAHGDQENTGPNTPQHDNDPSGNKKWYRQASQRIFVNRSLHLENIKFYGFDMDYTLAEYKSPQYEQLGFNLLKDRLVSLGYPQEIKAFEYDPSFPVRGLWFDTLYGNLLKVDAYGNILVCVHGFEFLKHSHIYELYPNKFLQLDESRVYVLNTLFNLPETYLLACLIDFFTNSPQFSREKTGVKEGELTMSFKSIFQDVRNAVDWIHLHGNLKTKTIENLDEYVKKDKRLPMFLTRIRESGAKVFLLTNSDYVFTDKIMTYLFDFPHGARPDEPHRNWKTYFDTIVVDARKPLFFGEGTILRQVDTSTGALKLGTHKGPLHTGEVYSGGSCDVFTEFIGAKGKDVLYVGDHIFGDILKSKKIRGWRTFLIVPELVQELHVWTDKCQLFAELQSLDVMLGEMYKNLDSSTKEKPDISKLRASIRDVTHKMDLAYGMMGSLFRSGSRQTFFSSQVVRYADLYAATFLNLIYYPFSYMFRAPAMLMPHESTVAHEQRFVMETPMISRSRTFKLADEEEEHNRPSSKNLYVDHFNSQIPHARPETPRNVTHTHDEDCSDEDSDSQKQANQVKMCTRSTNCN; the protein is encoded by the exons ATGACGACGAGGATGAGGAACGCTTACGCGTGGTGGAAGTTCGCGAGAATCGTAAAACACAGGCTTTTACCTCCTTCTCCTCTAACTCCTACTATTCCGTGGatttcgtcgtcgtcgtcgtcgtcgttcgGTCGACAACGGACCGACGGGTCTACGGCGCTACGGACGAATTCGTCCGTTACCGCAACCGCTGACGACGCCGCCGTCGTCGCTCTTACAGGTCAGGGTGCTTCGCGTGTTATTCGCGCCTCGACTATCCGACAG ctaATCATGGAGCTTGAAAACTGTAATGCACATGGAGATCAGGAGAACACAGGGCCTAATACACCGCAACACGACAATGATCCGAGTGGTAACAAAAAATGGTACCGGCAGGCCAGTCAAAG aATCTTTGTCAATCGAAGTCTTCACTTGGAGAACATCAAGTTTTATGGATTTGACATGGATTACACATTGGCAG agTACAAGTCACCGCAGTACGAGCAATTGGGTTTTAATCTGCTCAAGGATCGTCTGGTGTCTTTAGGATATCCACAGGAAATCAAGGCCTTTGAATATGATCCTAGTTTTCCTGTTCGTGGATTATGGTTCGATACTTTGTACGGAAATCTGTTAAAAGTGGATGCTTATGGAAACATCCTAGTTTGTGTTCATGGTTTCGAGTTTTTAAAACa cTCTCATATCTATGAACTTTATCCAAACAAATTCCTACAATTAGATGAGTCTAGAGTTTATGTGCTCAATACCTTGTTCAATCTACCGGAAACCTATTTGCTAGCCTGTCTTATAGACTTTTTCACAAACTCGCCGCAATTTAGCCGAGAAAAAACTGGAGTGAAAGAAGGTGAGCTCACTATGAgctttaaaagtatatttcagGATGTCAGAAACGCGGTAGATTGGATACATCTCCACGGTAATCTGAAAACAAAGACAATCGAAAATTTGGACGAATATGTAAAGAAGGATAAGAGATTGCCCATGTTTCTTACGAGAATCCGAGAGAGCGGAgcgaaagtatttttattaactaacAGTGATTATGTTTTCACGGACAAAATTATGACTTATTTGTTCGATTTTCCACACGGTGCAAGG CCTGATGAACCACATAGAAAttggaaaacatattttgataCAATTGTGGTAGATGCCAGAAAGCCATTGTTTTTTGGAGAAGGGACAATTTTGCGACAAGTGGACACGAGCACAGGCGCTTTAAAGCTCGGTACACATAAAGGACCACTTCATACAG gGGAAGTGTATTCAGGAGGCTCGTGCGACGTGTTTACCGAATTTATTGGTGCAAAAGGAAAGGATGTATTATACGTCGGTGATCATATATTtggtgatattttaaaaagtaaaaaaataagaggcTGGAGAACATTTTTAATAGTCCCTGAATTGGTTCAAGAGTTGCACGTTTGGACCGATAAATGTCAATTGTTCGCTGAATTACAAAGTCTAGACGTTATGCTCGGAGAAATGTACAA aaatttagatAGTAGTACAAAAGAAAAGCCAGATATCTCTAAGCTACGCGCGTCTATAAGAGACGTCACGCACAAGATGGACTTGGCTTATGGCATGATGGGTTCCTTGTTTCGCAGCGGAAGTAGACAAACATTTTTCAGCAGTCAAGTCGTAAGGTATGCCGATCTGTACGCGGCGACTTTCTTGAATCTGATTTACTATCCCTTTTCGTATATGTTCAGAGCACCTGCTATGCTG ATGCCACATGAAAGTACAGTAGCACACGAACAGAGATTTGTCATGGAAACGCCAATGATAAGCCGTTCTAGAACATTTAAATTGGCAGATGAGGAAGAAGAACATAATCGACCTTCTTCT AAGAATTTGTatgtggaccattttaatagTCAAATTCCACATGCAAGACCGGAAACACCGCGTAATGTCACACATACGCACGATGAGGATTGCAGTGATGAAGATAGCGATTCACAGAAACAAGCTAATCAAGTGAAAATGTGTACAAGAAGCACAAATTGCAAttga
- the Nt5b gene encoding cytosolic purine 5'-nucleotidase isoform X5, producing MELENCNAHGDQENTGPNTPQHDNDPSGNKKWYRQASQRIFVNRSLHLENIKFYGFDMDYTLAEYKSPQYEQLGFNLLKDRLVSLGYPQEIKAFEYDPSFPVRGLWFDTLYGNLLKVDAYGNILVCVHGFEFLKHSHIYELYPNKFLQLDESRVYVLNTLFNLPETYLLACLIDFFTNSPQFSREKTGVKEGELTMSFKSIFQDVRNAVDWIHLHGNLKTKTIENLDEYVKKDKRLPMFLTRIRESGAKVFLLTNSDYVFTDKIMTYLFDFPHGARPDEPHRNWKTYFDTIVVDARKPLFFGEGTILRQVDTSTGALKLGTHKGPLHTGEVYSGGSCDVFTEFIGAKGKDVLYVGDHIFGDILKSKKIRGWRTFLIVPELVQELHVWTDKCQLFAELQSLDVMLGEMYKNLDSSTKEKPDISKLRASIRDVTHKMDLAYGMMGSLFRSGSRQTFFSSQVVRYADLYAATFLNLIYYPFSYMFRAPAMLMPHESTVAHEQRFVMETPMISRSRTFKLADEEEEHNRPSSKNLYVDHFNSQIPHARPETPRNVTHTHDEDCSDEDSDSQKQANQVKMCTRSTNCN from the exons ATGGAGCTTGAAAACTGTAATGCACATGGAGATCAGGAGAACACAGGGCCTAATACACCGCAACACGACAATGATCCGAGTGGTAACAAAAAATGGTACCGGCAGGCCAGTCAAAG aATCTTTGTCAATCGAAGTCTTCACTTGGAGAACATCAAGTTTTATGGATTTGACATGGATTACACATTGGCAG agTACAAGTCACCGCAGTACGAGCAATTGGGTTTTAATCTGCTCAAGGATCGTCTGGTGTCTTTAGGATATCCACAGGAAATCAAGGCCTTTGAATATGATCCTAGTTTTCCTGTTCGTGGATTATGGTTCGATACTTTGTACGGAAATCTGTTAAAAGTGGATGCTTATGGAAACATCCTAGTTTGTGTTCATGGTTTCGAGTTTTTAAAACa cTCTCATATCTATGAACTTTATCCAAACAAATTCCTACAATTAGATGAGTCTAGAGTTTATGTGCTCAATACCTTGTTCAATCTACCGGAAACCTATTTGCTAGCCTGTCTTATAGACTTTTTCACAAACTCGCCGCAATTTAGCCGAGAAAAAACTGGAGTGAAAGAAGGTGAGCTCACTATGAgctttaaaagtatatttcagGATGTCAGAAACGCGGTAGATTGGATACATCTCCACGGTAATCTGAAAACAAAGACAATCGAAAATTTGGACGAATATGTAAAGAAGGATAAGAGATTGCCCATGTTTCTTACGAGAATCCGAGAGAGCGGAgcgaaagtatttttattaactaacAGTGATTATGTTTTCACGGACAAAATTATGACTTATTTGTTCGATTTTCCACACGGTGCAAGG CCTGATGAACCACATAGAAAttggaaaacatattttgataCAATTGTGGTAGATGCCAGAAAGCCATTGTTTTTTGGAGAAGGGACAATTTTGCGACAAGTGGACACGAGCACAGGCGCTTTAAAGCTCGGTACACATAAAGGACCACTTCATACAG gGGAAGTGTATTCAGGAGGCTCGTGCGACGTGTTTACCGAATTTATTGGTGCAAAAGGAAAGGATGTATTATACGTCGGTGATCATATATTtggtgatattttaaaaagtaaaaaaataagaggcTGGAGAACATTTTTAATAGTCCCTGAATTGGTTCAAGAGTTGCACGTTTGGACCGATAAATGTCAATTGTTCGCTGAATTACAAAGTCTAGACGTTATGCTCGGAGAAATGTACAA aaatttagatAGTAGTACAAAAGAAAAGCCAGATATCTCTAAGCTACGCGCGTCTATAAGAGACGTCACGCACAAGATGGACTTGGCTTATGGCATGATGGGTTCCTTGTTTCGCAGCGGAAGTAGACAAACATTTTTCAGCAGTCAAGTCGTAAGGTATGCCGATCTGTACGCGGCGACTTTCTTGAATCTGATTTACTATCCCTTTTCGTATATGTTCAGAGCACCTGCTATGCTG ATGCCACATGAAAGTACAGTAGCACACGAACAGAGATTTGTCATGGAAACGCCAATGATAAGCCGTTCTAGAACATTTAAATTGGCAGATGAGGAAGAAGAACATAATCGACCTTCTTCT AAGAATTTGTatgtggaccattttaatagTCAAATTCCACATGCAAGACCGGAAACACCGCGTAATGTCACACATACGCACGATGAGGATTGCAGTGATGAAGATAGCGATTCACAGAAACAAGCTAATCAAGTGAAAATGTGTACAAGAAGCACAAATTGCAAttga
- the Nt5b gene encoding cytosolic purine 5'-nucleotidase isoform X3 — translation MHMEIRRTQGLIHRNTTMIRVVTKNGTGRPVKGPRVRFPDDSNVFPEESIHRTMLGLNVGLTTNDRNEQDLDSYNEGIHGARTDKRELGHRIFVNRSLHLENIKFYGFDMDYTLAEYKSPQYEQLGFNLLKDRLVSLGYPQEIKAFEYDPSFPVRGLWFDTLYGNLLKVDAYGNILVCVHGFEFLKHSHIYELYPNKFLQLDESRVYVLNTLFNLPETYLLACLIDFFTNSPQFSREKTGVKEGELTMSFKSIFQDVRNAVDWIHLHGNLKTKTIENLDEYVKKDKRLPMFLTRIRESGAKVFLLTNSDYVFTDKIMTYLFDFPHGARPDEPHRNWKTYFDTIVVDARKPLFFGEGTILRQVDTSTGALKLGTHKGPLHTGEVYSGGSCDVFTEFIGAKGKDVLYVGDHIFGDILKSKKIRGWRTFLIVPELVQELHVWTDKCQLFAELQSLDVMLGEMYKNLDSSTKEKPDISKLRASIRDVTHKMDLAYGMMGSLFRSGSRQTFFSSQVVRYADLYAATFLNLIYYPFSYMFRAPAMLMPHESTVAHEQRFVMETPMISRSRTFKLADEEEEHNRPSSKNLYVDHFNSQIPHARPETPRNVTHTHDEDCSDEDSDSQKQANQVKMCTRSTNCN, via the exons ATGCACATGGAGATCAGGAGAACACAGGGCCTAATACACCGCAACACGACAATGATCCGAGTGGTAACAAAAAATGGTACCGGCAGGCCAGTCAAAG GGCCGAGAGTGCGATTCCCAGATGACTCGAACGTATTTCCCGAGGAATCGATTCATCGTACCATGCTCGGCCTTAACGTAGGACTGACGACGAACGATCGTAACGAACAAGATCTGGATAGCTACAACGAGGGTATTCACGGCGCCCGCACTGATAAACGCGAATTGGGCCACAG aATCTTTGTCAATCGAAGTCTTCACTTGGAGAACATCAAGTTTTATGGATTTGACATGGATTACACATTGGCAG agTACAAGTCACCGCAGTACGAGCAATTGGGTTTTAATCTGCTCAAGGATCGTCTGGTGTCTTTAGGATATCCACAGGAAATCAAGGCCTTTGAATATGATCCTAGTTTTCCTGTTCGTGGATTATGGTTCGATACTTTGTACGGAAATCTGTTAAAAGTGGATGCTTATGGAAACATCCTAGTTTGTGTTCATGGTTTCGAGTTTTTAAAACa cTCTCATATCTATGAACTTTATCCAAACAAATTCCTACAATTAGATGAGTCTAGAGTTTATGTGCTCAATACCTTGTTCAATCTACCGGAAACCTATTTGCTAGCCTGTCTTATAGACTTTTTCACAAACTCGCCGCAATTTAGCCGAGAAAAAACTGGAGTGAAAGAAGGTGAGCTCACTATGAgctttaaaagtatatttcagGATGTCAGAAACGCGGTAGATTGGATACATCTCCACGGTAATCTGAAAACAAAGACAATCGAAAATTTGGACGAATATGTAAAGAAGGATAAGAGATTGCCCATGTTTCTTACGAGAATCCGAGAGAGCGGAgcgaaagtatttttattaactaacAGTGATTATGTTTTCACGGACAAAATTATGACTTATTTGTTCGATTTTCCACACGGTGCAAGG CCTGATGAACCACATAGAAAttggaaaacatattttgataCAATTGTGGTAGATGCCAGAAAGCCATTGTTTTTTGGAGAAGGGACAATTTTGCGACAAGTGGACACGAGCACAGGCGCTTTAAAGCTCGGTACACATAAAGGACCACTTCATACAG gGGAAGTGTATTCAGGAGGCTCGTGCGACGTGTTTACCGAATTTATTGGTGCAAAAGGAAAGGATGTATTATACGTCGGTGATCATATATTtggtgatattttaaaaagtaaaaaaataagaggcTGGAGAACATTTTTAATAGTCCCTGAATTGGTTCAAGAGTTGCACGTTTGGACCGATAAATGTCAATTGTTCGCTGAATTACAAAGTCTAGACGTTATGCTCGGAGAAATGTACAA aaatttagatAGTAGTACAAAAGAAAAGCCAGATATCTCTAAGCTACGCGCGTCTATAAGAGACGTCACGCACAAGATGGACTTGGCTTATGGCATGATGGGTTCCTTGTTTCGCAGCGGAAGTAGACAAACATTTTTCAGCAGTCAAGTCGTAAGGTATGCCGATCTGTACGCGGCGACTTTCTTGAATCTGATTTACTATCCCTTTTCGTATATGTTCAGAGCACCTGCTATGCTG ATGCCACATGAAAGTACAGTAGCACACGAACAGAGATTTGTCATGGAAACGCCAATGATAAGCCGTTCTAGAACATTTAAATTGGCAGATGAGGAAGAAGAACATAATCGACCTTCTTCT AAGAATTTGTatgtggaccattttaatagTCAAATTCCACATGCAAGACCGGAAACACCGCGTAATGTCACACATACGCACGATGAGGATTGCAGTGATGAAGATAGCGATTCACAGAAACAAGCTAATCAAGTGAAAATGTGTACAAGAAGCACAAATTGCAAttga